A genome region from Sphingomonas sp. BGYR3 includes the following:
- a CDS encoding acetolactate synthase 3 large subunit, with protein sequence MTEKSGADILVEALIDLGVEVVFGYPGGAVLPIYDALFKQNAAPGRRQIKHILVRHEQAATHAAEGYARSTGKPGVVLVTSGPGATNAVTGIADALMDSIPMVVITGQVPTTLIGSDAFQEADTVGITRHCSKHNYLVKDPAKLGDVVHEAFHIATQGRPGPVVIDIPKDVQVATAKYRKPGPIQHKTYRPQVKADPALIETAVEMLAAAERPILYTGGGVINSGPAATQLLRELARITGAPVTSTLMGLGAYPATGEQWLGMLGMHGTYESNWAMNQADLILCLGARFDDRVTGRLDAFAPNSKKIHVDIDRSSMNKTVRVDLPVVGDVGLAMEDMLKVWKARQTPKPDLSAWWARIAEWRAVRCLDFPASREEIMPQHAIRALYEATKARQPIITTEVGQHQMWAAQHFGFDAPNKWLTSGGLGTMGYGLPAAIGAQLGNPGALVIDIAGEASIQMNIQELATATQYRLPVKIFILNNEYMGMVRQWQELTYESRYAESYSDSLPDFVKLGEAYGWKGILIERPDQLDDGIAAMLDHDGPVIVDCRVAKLANCFPMIPSGAAHTEMLLQAAEVSGTMDDEAKALV encoded by the coding sequence GTGACCGAGAAGAGTGGAGCCGACATCCTGGTCGAGGCGCTGATCGACCTCGGCGTGGAGGTCGTGTTCGGCTATCCGGGCGGGGCGGTGCTTCCCATCTATGATGCGCTGTTCAAGCAGAATGCGGCCCCCGGCCGGCGTCAGATCAAGCATATCCTGGTCCGCCACGAACAGGCCGCCACCCACGCGGCAGAGGGCTATGCCCGGTCCACCGGCAAGCCCGGCGTCGTGCTGGTCACGTCCGGCCCCGGTGCGACCAATGCGGTGACCGGCATTGCCGACGCGCTGATGGATTCCATTCCCATGGTCGTCATCACCGGTCAGGTGCCGACGACGCTGATCGGATCGGACGCGTTTCAGGAGGCCGATACCGTCGGCATCACGCGCCACTGTTCGAAGCACAATTATCTGGTCAAGGACCCGGCAAAGCTGGGCGACGTGGTGCATGAGGCGTTTCACATCGCCACCCAGGGTCGGCCCGGCCCGGTCGTGATCGACATTCCCAAGGACGTTCAGGTCGCCACGGCGAAATATCGCAAGCCCGGACCGATCCAGCACAAGACATATCGCCCGCAGGTGAAGGCCGATCCCGCCCTGATCGAGACGGCGGTCGAGATGCTGGCGGCGGCGGAACGGCCGATCCTGTATACCGGCGGCGGCGTCATCAACTCCGGCCCGGCGGCAACGCAGCTGCTGCGCGAACTGGCCCGGATCACCGGTGCGCCGGTCACCTCCACGCTGATGGGCCTGGGCGCCTATCCCGCGACGGGCGAGCAGTGGCTGGGCATGCTGGGCATGCACGGCACCTATGAGTCCAACTGGGCGATGAACCAGGCGGACCTGATCCTGTGCCTGGGCGCGCGGTTCGACGACCGGGTGACCGGTCGGCTGGACGCGTTTGCGCCGAATAGCAAGAAGATCCATGTCGATATCGACCGGTCGAGCATGAACAAGACCGTCCGGGTCGACCTGCCCGTCGTCGGTGATGTCGGACTGGCGATGGAAGACATGCTGAAGGTGTGGAAGGCGCGGCAGACGCCGAAACCCGACCTGTCGGCATGGTGGGCGCGCATTGCCGAATGGCGGGCGGTCCGCTGCCTCGATTTCCCCGCTTCGCGCGAAGAGATCATGCCGCAGCACGCGATCCGCGCGCTGTACGAGGCGACCAAGGCGCGCCAGCCGATCATCACGACCGAGGTGGGCCAGCACCAGATGTGGGCCGCCCAGCATTTCGGGTTCGACGCGCCGAACAAATGGCTGACCAGTGGCGGCCTTGGCACCATGGGCTATGGTCTGCCCGCGGCCATCGGGGCGCAGTTGGGCAATCCGGGCGCGCTCGTCATCGACATTGCGGGCGAGGCGTCCATTCAGATGAACATTCAGGAGCTGGCGACGGCGACGCAGTATCGCCTGCCGGTCAAGATCTTCATCCTGAACAACGAATATATGGGCATGGTCCGCCAGTGGCAGGAACTGACCTATGAAAGCCGCTATGCGGAGAGCTATTCGGACAGCCTGCCCGATTTCGTGAAGCTGGGCGAAGCCTATGGCTGGAAGGGCATCCTGATCGAACGGCCGGATCAGCTGGACGACGGCATCGCCGCGATGCTGGACCATGACGGTCCGGTGATCGTCGATTGCCGCGTGGCAAAACTCGCCAACTGCTTCCCGATGATCCCGTCGGGCGCGGCGCACACCGAAATGCTGCTGCAGGCGGCAGAGGTGTCGGGCACCATGGACGACGAAGCGAAGGCGCTGGTGTGA
- the ilvN gene encoding acetolactate synthase small subunit produces the protein MHIKQEIAERHTLAVIVDNEPGILARIAGLFTARGYNIESLTVSEISDDDAISRITIVTSASAPMMEQIIAQLDRLVPVHKVTDLSALGPHVERELALVKVRGTGDHRIEALRLAEVYRARVVDATTESFVFEVTGGTEKLDKFVELMRELGLVEIARTGIVAIARGKEAA, from the coding sequence ATGCACATCAAACAGGAAATTGCCGAGCGGCACACGCTCGCCGTCATTGTCGATAACGAGCCGGGGATTCTGGCGCGGATCGCCGGGCTGTTCACCGCGCGCGGCTATAATATCGAAAGCCTGACGGTCAGCGAGATCAGCGACGACGACGCGATCAGCCGGATCACGATCGTCACCAGCGCGTCGGCGCCGATGATGGAGCAGATCATCGCCCAGCTCGACCGGCTGGTGCCGGTGCATAAGGTGACCGACCTGTCGGCGCTAGGCCCACACGTCGAGCGCGAGCTGGCGCTGGTAAAGGTGCGCGGCACGGGCGATCACCGGATCGAGGCACTGCGCCTCGCCGAAGTCTATCGTGCCCGCGTGGTCGATGCGACGACCGAAAGCTTTGTGTTCGAGGTGACGGGCGGCACCGAAAAGCTCGACAAGTTCGTGGAGCTGATGCGCGAGCTTGGCCTGGTCGAGATTGCCCGTACCGGCATCGTCGCCATCGCCCGGGGAAAAGAGGCGGCTTGA
- the ilvC gene encoding ketol-acid reductoisomerase, whose translation MRVYYDADADLNLITGKNIAILGYGSQGHAHAQNLRDSGVPNVAIALRPGSPSAVKAEAAGFKVMANADAAAWADILMILAPDEHQADIYAKDLHANLKPGAALAFAHGLNVHFGLIEPRADVDVIMIAPKGPGHTVRGEYLKGGGVPCLIAIHQDVSGNAHDVALAYASGVGGGRSGIIETNFREECETDLFGEQAVLCGGTTALVQAGFETLVEAGYAPEMAYFECLHELKLIVDLMYEGGIANMRYSISNTAEFGDIRTGPRIITEETKKEMKRVLADIQSGRFVRDFVLDNRAGQPELKASRGAARRHQIEEVGSKLRGMMPWIGANKLVDQAKN comes from the coding sequence ATGCGTGTCTATTATGATGCCGACGCCGATCTGAACCTGATCACCGGCAAGAATATCGCTATCCTGGGTTATGGATCACAGGGTCACGCCCATGCGCAGAACCTGCGCGACAGCGGCGTGCCCAACGTCGCCATTGCGCTGCGCCCCGGATCGCCGAGCGCGGTGAAGGCGGAGGCCGCCGGGTTCAAGGTGATGGCCAATGCCGATGCCGCCGCATGGGCCGATATCCTGATGATCCTGGCGCCCGACGAGCATCAGGCGGACATTTATGCCAAGGACCTGCACGCCAATCTGAAGCCGGGCGCGGCGCTTGCCTTTGCCCATGGCCTGAACGTGCATTTCGGCCTGATCGAGCCGCGCGCCGATGTGGACGTCATCATGATCGCGCCGAAGGGCCCCGGCCATACCGTGCGCGGCGAATATCTGAAGGGCGGCGGCGTCCCCTGCCTGATTGCCATTCATCAGGACGTGTCGGGCAATGCCCATGACGTCGCCCTTGCCTATGCCAGCGGCGTCGGCGGTGGGCGTTCGGGGATCATCGAGACGAATTTCCGCGAGGAATGTGAAACCGACCTGTTCGGCGAACAGGCCGTGCTGTGCGGCGGCACCACCGCGCTGGTCCAGGCCGGGTTCGAAACGCTGGTCGAGGCCGGTTACGCCCCGGAAATGGCGTATTTCGAGTGCCTGCACGAACTGAAGCTGATCGTCGACCTGATGTATGAAGGCGGGATCGCCAATATGCGCTATTCGATCAGCAACACCGCCGAGTTCGGCGACATCCGCACCGGCCCGCGCATCATCACCGAAGAGACGAAGAAGGAAATGAAGCGCGTGCTGGCCGATATTCAGTCGGGCCGGTTCGTCCGCGACTTCGTGCTGGACAACCGCGCCGGTCAGCCGGAGCTGAAGGCCAGCCGCGGCGCGGCCCGTCGGCACCAGATCGAGGAAGTGGGCAGCAAGCTGCGCGGCATGATGCCGTGGATCGGTGCGAACAAGCTGGTCGATCAGGCCAAGAACTGA
- a CDS encoding BLUF domain-containing protein — MLQIVYVSSVRANLGTRDISDILTVSRRNNERDGITGLLYSDGGRFLQVLEGPQAAVEATFARISKDARHRATVILARATISERQFGNWAMAHLHDRVARDVFVERVHAMVAPASPAVRATFEGFAQARRAA, encoded by the coding sequence ATGCTTCAGATCGTCTATGTCAGTTCGGTTCGCGCCAACCTTGGTACTCGCGACATTTCGGACATCCTGACGGTTTCGCGCAGAAACAACGAGCGCGATGGCATCACCGGCCTGCTCTATTCCGATGGCGGTCGATTTCTGCAGGTGCTGGAAGGGCCACAGGCCGCGGTAGAGGCCACCTTTGCCCGGATCAGTAAGGACGCGCGGCACCGCGCCACGGTCATCCTTGCCCGGGCTACAATCAGCGAACGCCAGTTTGGCAACTGGGCAATGGCGCATCTTCACGACAGGGTTGCCCGCGACGTGTTCGTCGAACGGGTCCATGCCATGGTCGCTCCGGCCTCACCCGCCGTCCGGGCGACGTTCGAGGGCTTTGCCCAGGCCCGCCGCGCCGCCTGA
- a CDS encoding YceI family protein codes for MRKVLILAALAASAPLMAQSAPQLPGAVDASRVTGGTYAADPGHSLIGWEVNHFGFNDYFGIFGDVSGTLTLDPKNPAAAKVDVTIPVSKVTTASAGLTGHLLRAGKDGGKPDFFGANPADAKFVSTKVVPGADGKSATITGNLTLNGVTKPVTFEAEFTGAGNNPFNKKETIGFEAETSIKRSDFGVNYALPVVSDEVELDISIAFEKQ; via the coding sequence ATGCGTAAAGTCCTGATCCTTGCGGCGCTCGCCGCGTCCGCCCCGCTGATGGCGCAGTCCGCGCCGCAGCTGCCCGGCGCCGTCGACGCATCGCGCGTCACCGGGGGCACCTATGCCGCCGATCCCGGCCATTCGCTGATCGGCTGGGAAGTCAATCACTTCGGCTTCAACGACTATTTCGGCATCTTTGGTGATGTGTCGGGCACGCTGACGCTTGATCCCAAGAACCCCGCCGCCGCCAAGGTGGACGTGACCATTCCGGTGTCCAAGGTGACGACCGCCAGTGCCGGCCTGACCGGGCATCTGCTGCGCGCCGGCAAGGACGGGGGCAAGCCGGACTTCTTCGGTGCCAATCCCGCCGACGCCAAGTTCGTGTCGACCAAGGTCGTGCCGGGCGCCGATGGCAAGTCGGCCACGATCACCGGCAACCTGACGCTGAACGGCGTGACCAAGCCCGTCACGTTCGAAGCCGAGTTCACCGGGGCCGGCAACAACCCGTTCAACAAGAAGGAAACGATCGGCTTTGAAGCTGAAACCAGCATCAAGCGGAGCGATTTCGGCGTGAACTACGCGCTTCCGGTCGTGTCGGACGAGGTTGAACTGGACATCTCGATCGCATTCGAAAAGCAGTAA
- the leuA gene encoding 2-isopropylmalate synthase yields MLRDPSTKYRPFPTIDLPDRQWPGRTITRAPRWLSTDMRDGNQALIDPMDSEKKQRFFDLLVGIGLKEIEVGFPSAGATEFDFIAGLVRSGRIPDDVTVQVLTQARRDLIEASFDSLDGVHRAIVHVYNAVSPAWRRIVFNMDRAQVKQIAVDAARMLVDNAAARPGTDWHFQYSPETFSTAELEFSVEVCAAVMDVIRPTVDRPLILNLPATVECATPNVYADQIEWFCRNLPNRDAAVISLHTHNDRGTGVAAAELGLMAGADRVEGCLLGNGERTGNCDLVTVALNLYTQGVDPALDLSDIDTIVNTVQYCTNIPVHPRTPYAGDLVFTAFSGSHQDAIKKGFAAQEARNDGLWEVPYLPIDPADLGRSYEAVIRVNSQSGKGGVAWVLEQDQGLKLPKRLQADFSRHVQALADATSRELNAADIWGCFQNSYRLTGPQHFTLEAYEETRAPNGDRVFAGHVGMGGELRSVSGRGNGLISSVVAALNEAAGLSLDVADYSEHAIGKGSGTRAAAYVECVDADGRTHWGVGVDEDIATASVRAVISAANAARE; encoded by the coding sequence ATGCTCCGCGATCCTTCGACGAAATACCGCCCCTTCCCCACCATCGACCTGCCCGACCGGCAATGGCCGGGCCGGACGATCACCCGCGCCCCGCGCTGGCTGTCCACCGACATGCGGGACGGCAATCAGGCGCTGATCGATCCGATGGACAGCGAGAAGAAGCAGCGTTTCTTTGACCTGCTGGTCGGGATCGGACTGAAGGAGATTGAGGTCGGTTTCCCCAGCGCCGGTGCCACCGAGTTCGATTTCATCGCCGGGCTGGTCCGTTCGGGCCGCATCCCGGACGATGTGACGGTGCAGGTGCTGACCCAGGCGCGGCGCGACCTGATCGAGGCGAGCTTCGACAGCCTGGACGGCGTGCATCGCGCCATCGTCCATGTGTATAACGCGGTGAGCCCCGCGTGGCGGCGGATCGTGTTCAACATGGACCGCGCACAGGTGAAGCAGATCGCCGTCGATGCCGCTCGGATGCTGGTCGACAATGCCGCAGCGCGCCCCGGCACCGACTGGCATTTTCAGTATTCGCCCGAAACCTTTTCGACCGCCGAACTGGAATTCAGTGTCGAGGTGTGCGCAGCCGTGATGGACGTTATCCGGCCGACGGTGGATCGCCCGCTGATCCTCAACCTGCCCGCCACGGTCGAATGTGCAACACCGAACGTCTATGCCGACCAGATCGAATGGTTCTGCCGGAACCTGCCCAACCGGGATGCGGCGGTCATTTCGCTGCACACCCATAACGACCGCGGCACAGGGGTGGCAGCGGCAGAGCTGGGGCTGATGGCCGGGGCCGACCGGGTCGAGGGGTGCCTGCTGGGCAATGGCGAGCGGACGGGCAATTGCGATCTGGTGACGGTGGCGCTGAACCTCTACACGCAAGGTGTCGATCCGGCGCTAGACCTGTCCGACATCGATACCATCGTGAACACGGTGCAATATTGCACCAACATCCCGGTGCACCCCCGCACGCCCTATGCCGGTGACCTGGTGTTCACCGCCTTTTCCGGCAGCCATCAGGACGCGATCAAGAAAGGGTTTGCGGCTCAGGAAGCGCGCAACGACGGCCTGTGGGAAGTGCCCTATCTGCCCATCGATCCGGCCGATCTGGGACGCAGTTATGAAGCGGTGATCCGCGTCAATTCCCAGTCGGGCAAGGGCGGCGTTGCGTGGGTGCTGGAACAGGATCAGGGGCTGAAACTGCCCAAGCGGCTGCAGGCCGATTTCAGCCGCCATGTCCAGGCGTTGGCCGATGCCACCAGCCGCGAATTGAACGCCGCCGACATCTGGGGGTGTTTCCAGAACAGCTATCGCCTGACCGGGCCGCAGCATTTCACGCTGGAAGCGTATGAGGAAACGCGCGCCCCCAATGGCGACCGCGTATTTGCCGGCCATGTCGGCATGGGCGGCGAATTGCGGTCGGTCAGCGGCCGGGGCAATGGCCTGATCTCGTCCGTCGTCGCGGCGCTGAACGAAGCGGCCGGCCTGTCGCTGGATGTTGCGGATTACAGCGAGCACGCCATCGGCAAGGGGTCGGGCACCCGCGCTGCCGCCTATGTCGAATGCGTCGACGCCGATGGCCGTACCCATTGGGGCGTCGGTGTGGACGAGGATATCGCAACGGCCAGCGTCCGCGCGGTCATTTCCGCCGCGAACGCTGCCCGCGAATAA
- the folE gene encoding GTP cyclohydrolase I FolE, with product MADHDEDGFGNGDLVASPPKIPVPDDVAAAVATLIRWAGDDPTREGLQDTPKRVARAWREYCAGYAEDPAHHLSRVFEEVGGYDDIVLLRDIPFQSHCEHHMAPIIGKAHIAYLPQNWVVGISKLARVLHGYARRLQVQERLTAEVADCIWNNLKPRGVAVVIEATHACMTARGVRTPGVSMSTSRMMGVFRDDERSRKEVLALMGQG from the coding sequence TTGGCGGATCATGATGAAGACGGTTTTGGCAACGGCGATCTGGTCGCTTCGCCGCCCAAGATTCCCGTACCGGACGATGTCGCCGCGGCGGTCGCCACGCTGATTCGCTGGGCTGGCGACGATCCGACCCGTGAAGGCCTGCAGGATACGCCGAAACGGGTGGCCCGTGCCTGGCGGGAATATTGCGCCGGTTATGCCGAGGATCCGGCCCATCACCTGTCGCGGGTGTTCGAGGAAGTGGGCGGCTATGACGATATCGTGCTGCTGCGGGACATCCCGTTTCAGTCGCATTGCGAGCATCACATGGCCCCGATCATCGGCAAGGCGCACATCGCCTATCTGCCCCAGAACTGGGTGGTCGGGATTTCAAAGCTTGCCCGCGTCCTCCACGGCTATGCCCGGCGGCTTCAGGTGCAGGAACGCCTGACTGCCGAGGTCGCGGACTGCATCTGGAACAACCTGAAACCGCGCGGCGTCGCCGTGGTGATCGAGGCGACCCATGCCTGCATGACGGCGCGGGGCGTACGCACCCCCGGCGTGTCGATGAGCACGAGCCGGATGATGGGCGTGTTCCGCGACGACGAGCGCAGCCGCAAGGAAGTGCTCGCACTGATGGGCCAGGGTTAA
- a CDS encoding TonB-dependent receptor — translation MKTRHYVAVSTMALLAFAAAPAAAQEATAPVPQEEEFESAGDIIVTATRREQSIQEIPIAVTAVPQSLLQNAGVQDIRGLEQLAPSIQSSTGQSSATGTTLFIRGITTAGDNPGFEPAVGVFIDGVYRARAGVAVSELPQLERVEVLRGPQGTLFGRNTSAGALSIFTAKPSFDLGGYAQATYGNYNQIELEGAVTGPISETIALRIDGGYRKRDGYIEDVNSDRSINDINRYYVRGQALFETTDVTFRLIGDYYETDENCCGAVSAARVGGAANPTPLIDAIAGAQGLDGVYTGDPSERRMAVSPNRAFTEKVRDYGVSGELNWDLGGVSLTSITAYRQWRALRDQDIDFSGIDRAYREDYLNELGTITQELRLQGSAFDGGLDWLVGGFYLNETNKLRDTVRVGNDANRYVDSIFANGLRASFGTPLQFYGSLPGTPLLGQALLGTPTGNFPAALQPLVTLFKGQAGVQAVPGVTPIPGLLALATSPLPAAVAGQGNNNDDFRVKTNAVALFTHNIINFTDKLSLTLGARWNYEKKELDATINSNTGSCGFFNQVRSGNAAANAYAFVLRQLGVYNNLFLLSCNPALNSEFNGTYSDDFSDSQITGTAKLAYKINDDVLLYGGYDRGFKSGGYNMDQATFDSVQLGGNGAQASDLQFDGETVDAYEIGLKTSPLRGLTFNIAGFYSKFNNLQSLVFSGNNFVVQNVDSTTSKGVEVETTIQPDRNLLIRWGYSYIDAKYDESNDFAGTPLQGQEGLQLLNQPKHTVTIATTWTPEIGNGVHALVHADMRYNSEVNLNSTAPNPVTGETALRNQGYPLINARLGIQNSDGSRGLEFFVENLTNEFYYITSFPVPEQTGNIAGYPGLPRFYGIQARFGF, via the coding sequence ATGAAAACCCGTCATTATGTCGCAGTCAGCACGATGGCCCTGCTCGCATTCGCCGCAGCCCCTGCGGCTGCACAGGAAGCAACCGCCCCCGTGCCGCAGGAAGAGGAATTTGAATCCGCCGGCGACATCATCGTCACGGCGACGCGCCGCGAGCAGTCGATCCAGGAAATCCCGATCGCGGTGACCGCCGTCCCGCAATCGCTGCTGCAGAATGCGGGCGTTCAGGATATTCGCGGGCTGGAGCAGCTTGCCCCATCCATCCAGTCGTCGACCGGCCAGTCATCGGCCACCGGCACCACCCTGTTCATCCGCGGCATCACCACGGCAGGCGACAATCCGGGGTTCGAACCGGCGGTCGGCGTGTTCATCGACGGCGTCTATCGCGCGCGGGCCGGCGTCGCCGTGTCCGAACTACCGCAGCTGGAGCGGGTCGAGGTGCTGCGCGGACCGCAGGGGACGCTGTTCGGCCGCAACACCTCTGCCGGCGCTCTCTCCATCTTTACTGCCAAGCCGAGCTTTGACCTGGGTGGCTATGCTCAGGCGACCTATGGCAATTACAACCAGATCGAACTGGAAGGCGCCGTCACCGGGCCGATTTCGGAAACGATCGCCCTGCGCATCGATGGCGGCTATCGCAAGCGCGACGGGTATATCGAGGATGTGAACAGCGACCGGTCGATCAACGACATCAATCGCTATTATGTCCGCGGTCAGGCCCTGTTCGAAACGACCGACGTCACTTTCCGCCTGATCGGCGATTATTACGAAACCGATGAAAATTGCTGCGGCGCCGTGAGTGCAGCACGGGTCGGCGGGGCGGCCAACCCGACCCCGCTGATCGACGCGATCGCCGGGGCACAGGGGCTGGACGGCGTGTACACCGGCGATCCGTCGGAACGCCGCATGGCCGTGTCGCCGAACCGCGCCTTTACCGAAAAGGTCCGCGACTATGGCGTTTCCGGCGAACTGAACTGGGATCTGGGCGGCGTATCGCTTACCTCGATCACCGCCTATCGCCAGTGGCGGGCGCTGCGCGATCAGGACATTGATTTCTCCGGCATCGATCGCGCCTATCGTGAGGATTATCTCAACGAACTGGGCACCATCACGCAGGAACTGCGCCTGCAGGGTTCGGCATTCGACGGCGGCCTCGACTGGCTGGTCGGCGGCTTTTATCTGAACGAAACCAACAAGCTGCGCGATACGGTGCGGGTCGGCAACGACGCCAATCGATATGTCGATTCGATCTTTGCCAACGGCCTGCGCGCCAGCTTTGGCACGCCGCTGCAATTCTATGGATCGCTTCCGGGCACGCCGCTGCTCGGCCAGGCGCTGCTCGGCACGCCGACCGGCAACTTCCCCGCCGCGCTGCAGCCGCTGGTCACCCTGTTCAAGGGGCAGGCGGGCGTTCAGGCGGTGCCCGGCGTAACGCCGATCCCCGGCCTGCTGGCGCTGGCGACATCGCCCCTGCCCGCCGCCGTTGCCGGTCAGGGCAACAACAATGACGATTTCCGCGTCAAGACCAACGCCGTCGCGCTGTTCACCCACAATATCATCAATTTCACGGACAAGCTGTCGCTGACGCTCGGCGCGCGCTGGAATTATGAAAAGAAGGAGCTGGACGCGACGATCAACAGCAACACGGGCAGCTGCGGCTTTTTCAATCAGGTGCGTAGCGGCAACGCAGCCGCCAATGCCTATGCGTTCGTGCTGCGCCAGCTGGGCGTGTACAACAATCTGTTCCTGCTGAGCTGCAACCCGGCGCTGAACAGCGAATTCAACGGCACCTACAGCGACGATTTCAGCGACAGCCAGATCACGGGTACGGCCAAGCTGGCGTACAAGATCAACGACGATGTCCTGCTGTACGGTGGTTATGACCGCGGGTTCAAATCCGGCGGCTACAACATGGATCAGGCCACGTTCGACAGCGTGCAGCTGGGCGGCAACGGCGCGCAGGCCAGCGACCTGCAGTTCGACGGGGAAACCGTCGATGCCTATGAAATCGGCCTGAAGACATCGCCGCTGCGCGGCCTGACCTTCAACATCGCGGGCTTTTATTCCAAGTTCAACAACCTGCAGTCGCTGGTGTTCAGCGGCAACAATTTCGTCGTCCAGAATGTCGACAGCACGACCAGCAAGGGCGTCGAGGTGGAAACCACGATCCAGCCCGATCGCAACCTGCTGATCCGCTGGGGCTACAGCTATATCGATGCCAAGTATGACGAGAGCAACGATTTCGCCGGCACCCCGTTGCAGGGTCAGGAAGGGCTTCAGCTGCTCAACCAGCCCAAGCATACGGTGACCATCGCCACCACCTGGACCCCGGAGATCGGCAATGGCGTTCACGCTCTGGTCCATGCCGACATGCGCTATAATTCAGAGGTGAACCTGAATTCGACCGCGCCCAACCCGGTGACGGGCGAGACGGCGCTGCGCAATCAGGGCTATCCGCTGATCAATGCCCGCCTTGGCATCCAGAACAGCGATGGCTCGCGCGGCCTTGAATTCTTTGTCGAGAACCTGACGAACGAATTCTACTACATCACCAGCTTCCCCGTGCCGGAGCAGACGGGAAATATCGCCGGCTATCCCGGCCTGCCCCGCTTTTACGGGATCCAGGCTCGCTTCGGCTTCTGA
- a CDS encoding DUF418 domain-containing protein, protein MTTGAARYSGLDAVRGVAVMGILLMNIVAFSMPQAAYFNPYAYGGTDPVNLGVYLVNFVLFDGKMRGLFSFLFGASMLLIAKRAAETGGSAARTHYLRMAWLFAFGMAHLLLIWWGDILNHYALIGCIAFLMRYFSVRRLIWGGVGLLVVQLLVVLLLLGIAAAVTQPDAAPEVAKVAGELRQSFGVPLPGEIADALALNRGSYAGLIAYRIDKFLFTPIGGLLQFGWETLAYMMFGMAAFKSGLLTGEWPASRLRRTALIGFGIGLPAYVGIAYIMVHYDFGMVPVIGAANVLTVPFRPLMILGWACVIVDLTSRDGPLTRRLAATGRMAFTNYLMTSIVMTTLFYGYGFGLFGYLNRWQIYIPVLGMWAAMLIWSPLWLSRYRFGPFEWAWRSLARWQVQPMRGPAIA, encoded by the coding sequence ATGACGACGGGCGCAGCGCGCTATTCTGGGCTGGATGCCGTGCGCGGTGTCGCGGTGATGGGCATCCTTTTGATGAACATCGTCGCCTTTTCCATGCCTCAGGCGGCCTATTTCAACCCCTATGCCTATGGCGGGACGGATCCGGTCAACCTGGGCGTCTATCTCGTCAATTTCGTGCTGTTCGATGGCAAGATGCGCGGTCTGTTCTCTTTCCTGTTCGGCGCGTCGATGCTGTTGATCGCCAAACGCGCTGCCGAAACCGGTGGTAGCGCCGCTCGCACCCATTATCTGCGCATGGCGTGGCTGTTCGCCTTTGGCATGGCGCATCTGCTGCTGATCTGGTGGGGCGATATTCTGAACCATTATGCGCTGATCGGCTGCATCGCCTTTCTGATGCGCTATTTCAGCGTGCGGCGGCTGATCTGGGGCGGCGTCGGCCTGTTGGTCGTCCAGCTGCTCGTCGTTCTGCTGCTGCTCGGGATTGCAGCGGCCGTCACCCAGCCTGACGCCGCACCGGAAGTGGCCAAGGTTGCAGGCGAACTGCGCCAGTCTTTCGGCGTCCCGCTGCCTGGCGAGATTGCCGATGCCCTTGCGCTTAACCGGGGCAGCTATGCCGGCCTGATCGCCTATCGGATCGACAAGTTCCTGTTCACCCCCATCGGCGGCCTGCTGCAATTCGGCTGGGAGACGCTGGCCTATATGATGTTCGGCATGGCGGCGTTCAAATCCGGCCTTTTGACCGGCGAATGGCCCGCATCGCGGCTGCGGCGCACGGCGCTGATCGGCTTTGGCATCGGCCTGCCCGCGTATGTCGGCATTGCCTACATCATGGTGCATTATGATTTCGGCATGGTGCCCGTGATCGGCGCGGCGAACGTGCTGACGGTGCCGTTCCGCCCCCTGATGATCCTGGGCTGGGCCTGTGTCATCGTCGACCTGACCAGCCGTGACGGGCCGCTGACCCGCCGCCTGGCTGCCACCGGCCGGATGGCGTTCACCAATTACCTGATGACCAGCATCGTGATGACGACGCTGTTCTATGGCTATGGCTTTGGCCTGTTCGGCTATCTGAACCGCTGGCAGATCTATATTCCCGTGCTGGGCATGTGGGCAGCCATGCTGATCTGGTCGCCGCTCTGGCTTAGCCGGTATCGGTTCGGACCGTTCGAATGGGCGTGGCGCAGCCTGGCGCGCTGGCAGGTTCAGCCGATGCGCGGACCAGCCATCGCCTGA
- a CDS encoding (2Fe-2S)-binding protein, with amino-acid sequence MIVCVCNVIRETELEQVARMGAGTVAQAYRALGKQAKCGQCTCFARQIIDCARATDCQSQLQKVA; translated from the coding sequence ATGATCGTCTGCGTCTGCAATGTCATCCGCGAAACCGAACTGGAACAGGTCGCCCGGATGGGTGCCGGAACGGTTGCACAGGCCTATCGCGCGCTGGGCAAGCAGGCGAAATGCGGTCAATGCACTTGCTTCGCACGTCAGATTATCGATTGCGCGCGTGCAACTGATTGCCAGTCTCAGCTTCAGAAAGTGGCTTGA